The genomic region CCGGGGCTGCTGGGAGCAGTACGCCAGCGGCAACGCGCTGGTCCGGCACGCGCGCGCCCACCTCGGCTCCGGGCCGGGCGTCCTGCGGGACCTGTGCGGCGCCGACCCGGACCGGGTCGTGGGGCCGATGGTCTCCCGCGCCGCCGAGGCGGGCGACCCCGTGGCGCTGGCCGCGTTCGCGTCGGTCGGGCACTGGCTGGGGGTCGGCGTGGCCAACCTCGTCGCGGCCTTCGACCCCGAGCTGGTCGTGGTCGGCGGCGGGGTCTCCGCCGCCGGCGAGCTTCTGCTCGGCCCGGCCCGCGAAGCCCTGGGCAGCAGCCTGGTCGGCGCGGCCCAGCGCGAGGTTCCGCGGCTGGTGCGGGCCCGGTTCGGCCCCGAGGCCGGCGTGGTCGGCGCCGCCGACCTGTCCCGCGCCGCGGCGGCCCGGGCCGCCTGAGCCGGGTCGACTGAGCTGGGTCGCCTGAGCTGGGTCGACTGAGCTGGGTCGCCTGGGCCGGGTCAGACCTGGGCGCCGTCGTCCCAGGGGTCGCGCGGGCCGCCGGGCATCCTCCAGACCAGGTAGAGGAAGCCGCCCACGAACCCGACGACCAGCGCGTAGGAGAGCAGCCGCGGCAGGTCGATGCCGAGGACCAGGCAGACCAGCAGCACCGCCGGTGCCCCGAAGACCCCGAGCCAGGCCAGCAGCCGGTCCCGGCTCGGCCGGGGGACCGGGAGCGGCTCGGGCGGAACGAACGCCTCCGCGGGCTCCTCGGCGGGGCCCTCCAGGTACGCCGCGAACGGCTCCGGCGGCTCGGGCTCGGGCTGCGGGGTCGGGTCGATCGCGGGGCGGTCCCCGTAGTTCTCGACGATGGCCTTCCAGGCCTCGTCGTCCTCCTCGCGCGGCACAGGACGAGCCTAGTTGCTGGTGCCCGGGACGGCGTCGCGCGGCAACCCGTCCGGGTGGGCGGGCACCCGCGCCAGGAACCGGGCGCTCTCCTCGTGGATCCGGGGCGCGTCGTGGTCGAGCGTGGCCACGTGGAAGCTCCGCGCCAGGCGCACGACCTCGACGTCGGTGGAGGAGACCGAGCCGGTGATCAGCGGCTCGGAGAGGTCGTCGACGACGTTGTCGACGGTCGAGCGCAGGTAGAGCAGCGGCGCGGTCACCCGCGGCAGCGCGGCCACCAGGTCCGGCCAGGCGCGGACCATCGAGTGCGCGGCCTTGAGCGGGGTGCGGGGGTAGCCGTGCTCGTCGGCGCCCTCGAGCGCGATGTCGTTGACGATCCCGGGCATCGAGGGCAGCAGGTGCTTGAGCACCGGCAGCAGCTTGATGTCGCGGCGCCGAGTGGCCACCGCCGGGTTCACCACGACCACCCCGGCGACCCGGTCGGGATGCTCGGCGGCCAGCCGCAGGGCGAGCGCCCCGCCCATCGACAGGCCGCCGACGACCACTGCGTCGTTGTCCAGGCACAGCCCGTCGAAGACCCGCGCCAGCTCGCCGTACCAGTCCTCCCAGGTGGTGGCGTTCATCTCCCGCCAGCTGGTGCCGTGCCCGGGCAGCCGCGGCACCTCCACGGCGTACCCCAGGCCGGCGAGGTGCTCGCCCCAGGGCTTGATCGAGGCCGGCTGCCCGGTGAAGCCGTGGCTGAGCAGCACGCCGACGCGCCGGCCTCCGGTCAGGTCGGGCTGCGCGGGTACCGAGAGCGGGGCGGCCAGCGGATGGATCGTCATGGGTGCCGTCATGGGTGCACTGTAGGTCTAGAGTTCCGGTGACTCGGTCGTGTTCGGAGAGGGTGCTGCGGTGTTGTACTGGTTCCTGAAGTGGGTGGCGCTGGGCCCCTGGCTCAAGCTCGTCTTCCGGCCCCGGCTCGAGGGTGCCGAGAACGTCCCCGCCGAAGGGCCGGCGATCCTGGCCAGCAACCACCTCTCGTACGCCGACTGGCTGTTCATGCCGCTGCGCCTGCCGCGCCGGGTCACGTTCGTGGCGAAGGCGGAGTACTTCACCGGCAAGGGCGTCAAGGGCTGGCTGCAGCGCGGCTTCTTCGGCGGCTCCGGCCAGGTGCCGATCGACCGGACCAGCGGCTCGGCGGCCGAGGGCGCGCTCAGCGCGGCCAAGCGGATCCTCGACGAGGGCCACCTGTTCGGCATCTACCCCGAGGGCACCCGCTCCCACGACGGGCGGCTCTACCGCGGCAAGACCGGCGTGGCGCGGCTCGCGCTCGAGTCCGGCGCCCCGGTGATCCCGGTCGCGGTGATCGGCACCGACGTCGTGGCCCCGCCCGGCAAGAAGTTCGGCCGCTTCCACCAGCCGCTGGTGAAGTTCGGCAAGCCGCTGGACTTCTCCCGCTACGAGGGCATGGAGAACGACCGCTACATCCTGCGCTCGATCACCGACGAGATCATGTACGAGATCATGCGGCTCTCCGGCCAGGAGTACGTCGACGTCTACGCAGGCCAGGCTAAGGAGGACGCCCGGGCGGCCCGCAAGGCCGAGGCGGCCGCGGACGGCTCGGGGGACGGGGTCGACCAGCCCCGCAAGCCCGGCGAGCCCGGCGAGCAGAAGAAGGCATCCTGACTCCTCCGGTCGACTGGCGCCGCCCCGGGGCGACCGTCGGCGACCGGCTCTTCGCAGCCCTGGCCGTGCTGCGCATCGTCGTGCTGCTCAACGCGGTCGCGATGAACCTCTACCGGGCCGAGAACTTCCAGCGCCCGCTCGCCGGGGCGCTCGTGGTGGCCGCGATGGTGGGCTGGACGGCGTTCGCCACCTACGCCTACGCCGACCCCGCCCGGCGGACCCGGTGGCTCCTGGTCGCCGACCTCGCGGTCGCAGTCGCCGCGATGGCCTCCTCGCCGCTGCTCAAGGGCGACGGGTTCAACGCCACGGTCCCGGGGTTCTGGGTCGCCGCGGCGCTGTTCGCCTGGGCGGTCCAGTACGGCGTGCTCGGCGGGCTGGCGGCCAGCGTCTGCCTGGGGGCCACCGACCTGCTGATCCGCGACGGGATCAGCCAGGCCCAGTACGGCAACGTCTTCCTGATCCTGATCGGCGGCCCGATCGTCGGCTTCATGGCCTCCTCGCTGCGGGCCATGGCCGTCGAGCGGGACCGGGCCGAGCGGGCGGCGGCCGCGGCGACCGAGCGGGCCCGGCTGGGCCGGGCCGTCCACGACGGCGTGCTCCAGGTGCTCTCGCTGGTGCAGCGGCGCGGCAGCGAGCTCGGCGGCGAGGCCGCCGAGCTGGGCCGGCTGGCGGGGGAGCAGGAGGCGTCGCTGCGCCGGCTGATCCGGGCCCAGGACGCCGTCGACCCCGAGACGCCCGGCGGTGTGGTGGACCTCGCGGCGGCGCTCGGCGCCCTGGAGTCGGCCACCGTCACCGTGGCCGGGCCGGGCACCGTCGTCGAGGTCGCCGAGCCCGTCGCGACCGAGCTGGTCGCCGTGGTCCGGGCCTGCCTGGACAACGTCGCGGTCCACGTCGGCCCCCAGGCGCCGGCGTGGGTGCTGCTCGAGGCCGTCGGCGACCGGATCGCGGTCGCGGTCCGCGACGAGGGACCCGGCATCCGGCCCGGCCGCCTCGAGCAGGCCCAGGCCGAGGGGCGCCTCGGCGTGTCCGGCTCGATCCGGGGCCGGATCGCCGACCTCGGCGGGACGGCCGAGCTCAGCACCGGGCCCTTCGGGACCGAGTGGGAGCTCACGGTGCCCCGGGGCGCCGGCTGCGTAGGCTCGCGGCCGTGACCATCCACGCCGGGCACCCGTTCCCCACCGACGACGACCCGGTGCGCCGGCTGCGCGGCCGGCTCGGCGGCGCGGTGTCGCTGTGGACCGCCGGGGAGGGCGCGGGCCGGGCGGGGCTCACGCTGAGCTCGGTGATGGTGGCGAACGGCGAGCCGGCCCGGCTCCTGGGGCTGGTCGACCCGGACTCCGACCTCGCCGAGGCCGTCGAGCGCACCGGCGCCGCGGTGGTCCAGCTGCTCTCCTGGCCGGACCGGGACCTGGCCGAGATGTTCGCCGGGACGGCTCCCGCGCCCGGCGGGCTGTTCCGGCAGGCGGAGTTCGAGCAGACCCCCTGGGGGCCCCGGCTCGCCACGGCCAGCACCTGGACCGGCGTACGCCTGGAGTCGGCGCGGCCCACCGGCTGGTCCACCCTGCTGACCTGCACGATCGAGGAGGTCGTCGTCGGTGAGGAGGCGCAGCCGCTGGAGCACCGCCGCGGTCGCTACCGGCGGCCGGTCGAGGACATGCCCTAGGGTCCCGCCATGGACGAGCCGCGGATCCGGGTGATGGTGGTCGACGACCACCCGATGTGGCGCGACGCGGTCGAGCGGGACCTCGCCGAGGCCGGCTTCGACGTGGTCGGGGTCGCCGCGGACGGGCGCCAGGCGCTGGCCCGCTTTCCCGCCGTACGCCCCGAGGTGCTGGTGCTGGACCTGCAGATCCCGGAGCCGAACGGCGTCGCGGTGACCGCCGAGGTGCTGCGCCAGGACCCGGCCGCCCGGGTGCTGATCCTCTCCGCGTCCGGGGAGCAGGCCGACGTCCTGGAGGCGGTCAAGGCCGGCGCGACCGGCTACCTGGTGAAGTCCGCGTCGCGGGCCGAGCTGGTCGCGGCCGTACGCCGGGTCGCGGCCGGGGACACCGTGTTCACCCCTGGGCTGGCGGGCCTGGTGCTCGGCGAGTACCGGCGCCTGGGGGAGCCGGGCGGCGAGCCGAACCACCCGGAGCTGACCCCGCGCGAGACCGAGGTGCTGAAGATGGTGGCCAAGGGGCTGGGCTACCGACAGATCGCCGAGCGGCTGGTGCTCTCGCACCGCACGGTCCAGAACCACGTGCAGAACACCCTGCGCAAGCTGCAGATGCACAACCGCGTCGAGCTCACCCGGTGGGCGATCGAGCGGGGCCTCGATGCCGACTGAGGATCCCGCCGGGATCCTCAAGATCGCCGAGGAGGTCTACGGGCTCGGGCTCGGGGAGTTCACACCGGCCCGGGACGCCCGGGCCAAGGAGCTCAAGGGCACCGACCTCGCCGCCCCGGTCCGCAAGCTGCGCAAGCCGTCGACGGCCGCGTGGGTGGTGAACCTGCTGGTGCGGCGGGAGAGCGAGCAGGTCGAGCAGGTGCTCGCGCTCGGGGCCGCGCTGCGCGAGGCCCAGGCGACGATGTCGGCCGACGACCTGCGGGCGCTGACCCGGCAGCGCCGCCAGCTCACCGCCGCGGTCACGACCACGGCCCGGGCGGTGGCCCGGGACGCGGGCGTCCGGGTGACCGAGGCGGTCGCCGACCAGGTCGAGGCCACGCTGACCGCGGCGATGGTCGACGCCGACTGCGCCGCCGCGGTCCGCAGCGGCCTGCTGGTCGCGCCGCTCGCCGCGACCGGCGTCGACGAGGTGGACCTGACCAAGTCGGTCGCGCTGCCCGCCGCGCTCGGTTTCACCGCCAAGCCCCGGGCGGCCGAGCCCGCCGCCCGGCCCGAGCTGCGCGTCGTACCCGACCCGGACGCGGACGCCAAGGCGCTGGCCGCGGCGCAGGAGCGGCTCGCGGAGGCCGACGCGGAGGTCGCGGCGGCCGAGGAGTCGCTGGCCATCGTCGCCAGCGCGGTCGACGACCTCCGGGCCCGCGAGCTCCAGGTCGCGGCCGAGCTCGACGAGGTACGCCGCCGGCTGGCCGAGCTCGAGACGAGCGCCGAGGAGGTCGAGGAGGACCTCGCGGAGGCGGAGGAGGCCCGCGCCGAGGCCGAGGGGGCCGCCGGCTCGGCGAGGGAGGCCCGGGACGCGGCCGCGGGCGTCGTCGAGCGGCTGCGGGGGAGCCGCCGAGGAGGGCGGTCCTGACCACCACCGGCACGACCGCCGACGGCCGACGGCCGACGGCCGGAGCCTCGAGGTGCTCGACGCGGGGTGAGATCTCCGGACTCGCCCGGGCGGGTCAATGCTCGGCGAAGCGCCTAGGGGAGCCCGGCTTCGTACGCGGCGATCACGAGATGGACCCGGTCGCGAGCGCCCATCTTCGCGAGGATGCGGGCCACGTGAGTCTTGGCAGTCAGCGGGCTGACGACCAGCTCGTCCGCGATCTCCTGGTTGCTTCGGCCCGCGGCGATGAGCCGAAGCACCTCGCGTTCGCGCGCCGTCAGGCTGGCCAGCCGCTCGGGCGCAGGCGCGTCCGGGCGACTCAGGGCACGGGTGATGACCGCCCTGGTCGCGCCGGGCGACAGCAGCGCCTCCCCGGCCGCGACGGTGCGGATGGCGTCCAGCAGCGCGTCCGGACGGGTGTCCTTGGGCAGGAACCCACACGCCCCCGCGCGAAGGCCGCGCAGCACGTTGGTGTCTGTCTCGAACGTGGTCAGGATCAGCACCTTGCTGCCGCTCGGTCCATCGGCAGCGAAGATCTGCTGAGTCGCCTCGATGCCGTCGGTGCTCGGCATCCTGATGTCCATCAAGACGACGTCGGGGCGTAGGTCCCGGGTCAGCGTCACCGCCTCGTCGCCGGTGCCGGCCTCTCCGACAACCACCATGTCAGCAGCTGAGTTGACCAGCAGCGCGAGCGCGCCGCGCACCAGAGTCTGGTCGTCGGCGAGCAGGACCCGGATCACGACGGCACCCCCCAGATCTCCGGTAGCGGCAGGCTTGCCCGCACCTCGAATCCTCCGGACTCGCTCGGCCCGGCGGACAGCTCACCACCGACGGCCTGTGCTCGCCCTGTCATCCCGGCGATCCCGAAGCCGGCCGGTGTCACGGTCGAGTCCGGTCGCGCGGGCCCGTCATCGAGGACCGCGATCCGGAGCCGGTGGCCGTTCTGGTCGAGTCGGACGGTCGCGTGCTTGGCCATCGAGTGTCGAGCGACATTGGTGAGCGACTCCTGGACGATCCGATAGGCCACGATGGACACCGTGGACGGTAGCTCGTCCGGGAGCCCGTCAGCCTCCACGTCGACCCGGACATCAGCCGCCTCGGCCATCTCCACCAGACGCTGCAGCTCGCCGAGGTGGGGCGCTGGCTCGGTCGGCTCGGCCTCGCCACCGTGCAGCACGTCCAGAACGGCACGCAGCTCATGGAGTGTGGCCCGGCTCGTGTCCGCCAGGTGATGCAGCGTGCTGGACAGCTCCCGCAGTGAGGAGTCCCCGCGGCTGGGCAGCTGGTCGATCAGGTGCGCAGCGACGGACGCCTGGACGTTCGCGACCGCGAGGCCGTGCGCCAGGACGTCGTGCAGCTCAGCAGCGATCACTACCCGCTCCTCGGCGACCCGCCGCTCGACCTCGTCGGCGCGCTCCTGCTCGAGCCGCGCGGTGACGGCGGCCTTCCAGGCTTCATGGAAGCGGACCGCCAGCCCGGCAAAGAAGGCCATGAACAGCCAGCCGACGCCGAGGAGAGCATCTCCAGGTGCCCCCGACGCCTCGTCGGCGAGGACCGGCACGGTCACCGCGGCCACCGCCACCAGGGCGGCGGCTGCCCGCCGCCGTGGCTGGCTGTAGCGCGCCGCCGCGAACGCCGCCACCAGCGAGGCCGGCATCGTGGCCTCATGGGGATAGTCGAGGAGGTGGTACGGCGTCGACACGGCGAGGACCGCGAGGACGACGAGGATCGGCCAGCGCCGGCGGGCCAGCAACGGCGCCGACATCGCGCCCAGGAGCGCGATCGCCCACAGATCCACGCTTCGCTCGCCGTCGAAATCGACCGCCTCGAGCGTGATCGCGACGACGACGCCGAGCACGAACGCCGCCGCCGCCAGCAGCCAATCGGCCACTGACGGACGGAGCGCCCTCATCGTTCACAGACGGTCATCGACACTGTCCTCACTCGCCCGCGAGAGCTTGCTGGGCCACCAGATCCGCGAACCCAGCGACATCGTCAGTGCGGGAACCACGATGGACCGCACCAGCAAGGTGTCGATGAGCACGCCGACGGCGACCAGTATCCCGATCTCGACGAGCATGACCAGCGGCAGCGAGGCGAGCACCGCGAACGTCGCCGCCAGCACGACGCCGGCCGAGGTGATCACGCCACCGGTCACCGCGAGGCCGCGCTTCGTGCCAGCGACAGTGCCGTGCCGGACGGCCTCCTCACGCACCCGGGTCATCAAGAAGATGTTGTAGTCGACACCGAGCGCGACCAGGAAGAGGAACCCGATCAGGGGCACTGACGGCTCCAACCCGGCGAATCCGAGCACCTGGTCGAACAACAGGTTGCACAGTCCGAGGGCTCCGAAGTACGACACCACGACGGTGGCGACCAGCACCAGCGGAGCCACGATCGCCCGCAGCAGTAGCCCGAGGATGGCGAGCACCACCAGCAGGATCAGCGGCATCACCAGATTGCGGTCGGTCTTGTTGGTCTCGGCCTCGTCGAGCCTCTCGGCACTCGTACCACCGACCAGCGCGGCGTCACCGGCGACCTCGTGCACGTTCTCCCGCAGCTGCTCGATCGTTGCCGTCTCACCCGCGCTGTCTGGAGAGTCGACCGGGAGCACGGAGATCTCCACCCAGTCGTCGCTGGCCCGGCCGATCTCGGCCTGGGCGACCCCCGGCGTACTTTCGACGGCGGCCAGGACCTCGCGGCTCTGGTCCGGCCGACTCATCACGGTGAGCGGCTGACCGCTCTCGTCGGGGTAGCGCGCCTCGATCAGCTTCGCCCCGGTCACCGAGTCCGGTGTCGACCGGGCGAACTGGTCCAGCTGCGGAAGCGAGCCGCTGGCACCCACGGTGCCCAGCGCGAGACCGCCCAGGATCACCAGCGGAGCCGCCCAGCTGACGACGCGGCGGCGCGCGACCAGCTCGCCGAGTCGAGCCCACCCAGAACGGGGTTGGTGTGCCTCACCCCCGAGTCGCGGAACGAACGGCCAGAAGACCCGGCGCCCGAGCACCACCAGCAAGGCCGGGAAAAGCGTCAGCATGACCAGCAGTGCCGCCCCGATGCCCGCCGCACCCACCGGGCCGAGACTGCTGATGCTGTTGAGATCCGCGGCCAACAGGCACAACAAGCCGGCGACCACCGTCGCCGCCGAAGCGAGGATGGCCGGGCCAGCGCCACGCAGCGCCGGCAGCATCGCGTCGATCGGTCGAACGTGTCGGTGCAACTCCTCGCGGTAGCGAGACACGAGAAGCAATGCATAGTCGGTGCCCGCGCCGAAGACCAGCACGATCAGCAGCGCCGAGCTCATGCTCGTGATGGTGAAGTCGAAGATCTGGGTGAGTGCGTAGACGGTGCCCATCGACGTGATCGCCGCGACCCCGACCGAGGCGAGGGGGACCAGCCACAGCAGCGGACTGCGGTACGTCAGGATCAGCAGGAGCGCCACCACCACGGCAGTAGCGAGCATCAACGTCGCGTCGACGGCGTCGAAGACCTCGTCCATGTCGGCCCCCAGGGCGGTCGGACCGGTGACATAGGCGTTCAGGCCACTCGGCCGGTCGTCGAGAAGGGCACGCGCATCCGCGGTGGCGCCGGCCTCCTCGGCGACCGCATCACGGTCGAGCGCAAGCGCGTACATCACTGCCGTGCCGTCGTCGGAGTCGACGATCTCGGGCAGTGCGTCGGTGTCGTTGCCGAATCGCTCCGCCAGCTCGGCCTGGCCGCGTTCGACCGCCTCCCGATCGCCCGGTTGGAGGCCGCCCGGCCGTTCGTACACGACCATGAGCAGGCCGTTCTCGCCGCCGGGCAGGCCGGCCTCGGCCTGGAGCACCTTGGTCGACTGGGCGCTGGCCGGCAGGTAGTCGGCCTGCCCATCGCGGGTCACCGAGTCGAGCTTGCCGGCGAGTGAGTAGCCGCCCACCACCAGCCCGACCCACACGGCCACCATGAGCCAGGGCAGCAGGGTCTTCGTCCGTGATCTCTTCGGTCTCTGGTCCGCACCGGTGTGGTCGGGCGCCGCTAGTTGAGTAGTCATGGCGATCACGCTGTCAAGCCGGCCGGGCTGACGCGTCTGGCCACGGCAGACACCTCGCCGTACTCCGCGCGGAGTACGGCGGGCGGCTGGGGCAGGCGGCTACGGGGGACGTGCCTGACCATGCTCAGCGAGCGTGCGGTGTGTGGCGACGGAGAGAAAAGCCGGACGTCGTAGGGCTCAACACGCCCTATCGTGGGTGCCATGCGTCCGAGCCTGCTGGCGGTGACCTTCGATGTTCGGGACCCGGCCGGGGTGGCACGCTTCTGGGCCGAGATGCTCGATCGGAACGTCGTCGAGACGAGCAGCGGCGTACTCCTCAGAGGCGACGGCGCGCAGCTCGGGCTCGGGTTCGCTCCTTGCCACATCGAGACGACCGAACCGAACCGTGCGCATCTCCACCTCACCAGTACCACCGAGGCCGACCAGCAGCGCACAGTCGACAAGGCGCTCGGCCTCGGTGCCCGCCACCTCGACGTCGGCCAGCGACCCGAAGAGGGGCACGTCGTCCTCGCTGACCCAGGCGACAACGAGTTCTGCGTGATCCCGCCCAACAGCTCCTTCCTGGCCGGCTGCGGCTTTCTCGGTGAGCTCGCATGTGACGGGGCCCGGGAGGCGGGCCTGTTCTGGAGCCAGGCGCTGGGCTGGCCACTGGTGTGGGACCAGGATCAGGAGACTGCGATCCAGTCCCCATTCGGGGGCACCAAGATCGCGTGGGGAGGTCCGTCCACGAGCCCTCCCGTGACACCCCCCAGACAGCGGCTCCACCTCACGATCACCGACGGCGACGCCGGAAGCGAGATCGAGAGGCTGCTCTCGCTCGGAGCCAGCCAGGTCGACGAGAACACCTGGGCAGACCCGGCCGGCAACGAGTTTCGCGTGGTCCATGCCGACGACTGAGCGGTCGGCACACTCATGTCGCAGGCGGCGCCTTCTCGACCTGCCCCATTCCACCGTGATCGGAACGTGACGCCTTCCGGTTGTTCCTGCCCGATCCCCACACCCTGCTCTAGGGTCGCAGGCGTGTTCGAACACGGATCTCATGGCGTCCTGGCGGCCGCCGTGCCTCATGGCGTCCTGGCGGCCGCCGTGTCTCATGGCGTCCTGGCGGCCGCCGTGCTGGGCGCGGCGCTGGCTGTGAGCGCCTGTGGCGTCGACGATCCTGCTGCGCCTGCGGGGAGGGCGACATCGGCGCCGACGCAGCCGCCGCTCAGCGCTGGTCCGCCGAGCGAGGAGGAGCTCTCGCCGGGCTGGGACGAGACGCCCGACGGCCCGCCGCCGACGCCTGACTCCGACCTTCCCGACGCCGCGCTGAGAGAGCTGCTGCGTAGTCGCGCCTCGTCGGCGGACGGCGCCCGGAGCTGCGGCCCCGGGGACGTCGCTGCCCGGCTGTCGGGGATCGACGCTGCGCTCGGTCACCGCTACACCACGCTGGTGGTGAGGAACACGGCGTCGCGGGCGTGCATCGTCGAGGGGGTGCCCGGCGTCGGGGCGCGCGGCAGCTGGGGCCACCGCTTCACCCTGACCGTCGAGCCGGGCACGTCGGTCTCGGGCTCCACCGGACCGGTGCACCTCGATCCGGGCGAGGAGGCGCAGGCGCTCGTGGAGTGGACCGGCGAGCTCGCCGGCCACGACGCCGAGCGCGCGTCGCTCCTGGTGGTCCAGCTGGCCGCCGGCCAGGTCCCGGTCCGGGTGCCGGCCAGCATCACCGGTGTCCCGGAAGGGGAGGCCGACCTCGATGTCGGCATGCTCACCACGCTGCGGGTCGGGCCGTTCGAGCCCAGCACCTGAGCGGGAGCACGGGGCCGAGTCCTGGTGGGAGCGCGCAGGGCCGCCGATCCGCTGGATCTCCTCGACACTAGGGTCGCTGAGACGGAGCCCGGTGAACGAGCCGATCGCAGATGCGCCGCAGCAGGGCGACGGCGATCGTGACCCCCACCAGGCCGAGGGCCAGGCCGGCGAGCACGTCGTGGACGTAGTGGACGCCGGCCGCGACCCGCGAGGCAGCGATGAGCGCGGCAACCGGTACCACGAACCATGCGCTGCGGGGGAGTGTGAAGAAGCAGGCGGCCGCGATGGCGGCGGCGATCGTTGCGTGGTTGGACGGCCATGACCAGTCGCCCACCCCAGGGCAGGCCAGGACCGTCTGGACGTCAACGGCTCGACACGGACGCTGCTGCTCGACCAGGAGCTTGACCAGCTCACTGGTGGCATAGGCCCCAGCGACGCCCACACCCGCGCTCGCGAGTGTCAGGAACGCGCGCCGATCTCGCAGCCAACTCCAGGCAGCCAGCACAGCAGCGCTGCCGACCAGAGCGAGCACACCGACCTCGGCGACCATGCCGACGACTGCCTCCCACTCCGAGCCGGACGCAGCCGCGGCCACGGACGCATACAGGTCGTCGCGCGCGAAGGAGGTCGCTGCGGACAAGAGCGCCAAGAGACCACCGAGCGCCCAGGCGACGCGTGTGCCGCCCGGTACGACGGACGGCTGGCCGGGTCTGCGGGGATGGACGGCACGCAGCGAGGAGGGGCTCACGCTCGGAAAGGCTAGGAATCTCGACGGGCGTTCCAGATCCACCCACGGTCGCGACCGTCGTACCCCGACGGGGGTAGGTCGCTCAGCAATCACTACGCCCCTGGGTGGACGGTAGCCCGGAGCTGCGGGGCCGTCGGCGTCTTCCGGCAGCAAGGGCTTCGGTGGCGGTGATCGGATTCAGGCGACGATGGTCTTCGAAAGGATCACGTAATCCACGCCGTGTTCGCGTGAGAGACCTAGCCCGAGGCGCGGCCCACCGCCGTGCTGCCGTCGTCCCGATGATCTGGAGTTCCGGCTCACCGCCGCCTGGCGAACCGGACGTCGCCGTTGGGCAGGCGGTCGTGGAGGTAGCGGTCGTCGTGGACCAGATGGTGGTGCCGGGAGCAGAGCAGGATCCCGTTCGCGAGGTCCGTCCGCCCGCCGAGGAGCCAGGGCTGCAGATGATGTGCCTCGCACCAGGCCGCGGGGATCGAGCACCCATCAGCGCGGCACTCCCGGTCCCGCAGGGCCAGCGCCTTGCGCTGCGCGGGCGTGAACAGCCGCGCCGTGTGGCCCAGGTCCAGGGGCACCGACCGGGTCCCCAGGACGGCCGGGACGAGGTTCGCCGTGCACGCCATCCGACGCGCCTCGCCGGCCGTGATCCGGGACCCGTCGGCCAGGGCCGCGGTCCCGAGGCCGGTGGTCAGCGCCTC from Nocardioides pantholopis harbors:
- a CDS encoding alpha/beta hydrolase, giving the protein MTAPMTIHPLAAPLSVPAQPDLTGGRRVGVLLSHGFTGQPASIKPWGEHLAGLGYAVEVPRLPGHGTSWREMNATTWEDWYGELARVFDGLCLDNDAVVVGGLSMGGALALRLAAEHPDRVAGVVVVNPAVATRRRDIKLLPVLKHLLPSMPGIVNDIALEGADEHGYPRTPLKAAHSMVRAWPDLVAALPRVTAPLLYLRSTVDNVVDDLSEPLITGSVSSTDVEVVRLARSFHVATLDHDAPRIHEESARFLARVPAHPDGLPRDAVPGTSN
- a CDS encoding lysophospholipid acyltransferase family protein, which codes for MLYWFLKWVALGPWLKLVFRPRLEGAENVPAEGPAILASNHLSYADWLFMPLRLPRRVTFVAKAEYFTGKGVKGWLQRGFFGGSGQVPIDRTSGSAAEGALSAAKRILDEGHLFGIYPEGTRSHDGRLYRGKTGVARLALESGAPVIPVAVIGTDVVAPPGKKFGRFHQPLVKFGKPLDFSRYEGMENDRYILRSITDEIMYEIMRLSGQEYVDVYAGQAKEDARAARKAEAAADGSGDGVDQPRKPGEPGEQKKAS
- the macS gene encoding MacS family sensor histidine kinase; the protein is MTPPVDWRRPGATVGDRLFAALAVLRIVVLLNAVAMNLYRAENFQRPLAGALVVAAMVGWTAFATYAYADPARRTRWLLVADLAVAVAAMASSPLLKGDGFNATVPGFWVAAALFAWAVQYGVLGGLAASVCLGATDLLIRDGISQAQYGNVFLILIGGPIVGFMASSLRAMAVERDRAERAAAAATERARLGRAVHDGVLQVLSLVQRRGSELGGEAAELGRLAGEQEASLRRLIRAQDAVDPETPGGVVDLAAALGALESATVTVAGPGTVVEVAEPVATELVAVVRACLDNVAVHVGPQAPAWVLLEAVGDRIAVAVRDEGPGIRPGRLEQAQAEGRLGVSGSIRGRIADLGGTAELSTGPFGTEWELTVPRGAGCVGSRP
- a CDS encoding flavin reductase family protein → MTIHAGHPFPTDDDPVRRLRGRLGGAVSLWTAGEGAGRAGLTLSSVMVANGEPARLLGLVDPDSDLAEAVERTGAAVVQLLSWPDRDLAEMFAGTAPAPGGLFRQAEFEQTPWGPRLATASTWTGVRLESARPTGWSTLLTCTIEEVVVGEEAQPLEHRRGRYRRPVEDMP
- a CDS encoding response regulator, which codes for MDEPRIRVMVVDDHPMWRDAVERDLAEAGFDVVGVAADGRQALARFPAVRPEVLVLDLQIPEPNGVAVTAEVLRQDPAARVLILSASGEQADVLEAVKAGATGYLVKSASRAELVAAVRRVAAGDTVFTPGLAGLVLGEYRRLGEPGGEPNHPELTPRETEVLKMVAKGLGYRQIAERLVLSHRTVQNHVQNTLRKLQMHNRVELTRWAIERGLDAD
- a CDS encoding response regulator encodes the protein MIRVLLADDQTLVRGALALLVNSAADMVVVGEAGTGDEAVTLTRDLRPDVVLMDIRMPSTDGIEATQQIFAADGPSGSKVLILTTFETDTNVLRGLRAGACGFLPKDTRPDALLDAIRTVAAGEALLSPGATRAVITRALSRPDAPAPERLASLTAREREVLRLIAAGRSNQEIADELVVSPLTAKTHVARILAKMGARDRVHLVIAAYEAGLP
- a CDS encoding sensor histidine kinase, which translates into the protein MADWLLAAAAFVLGVVVAITLEAVDFDGERSVDLWAIALLGAMSAPLLARRRWPILVVLAVLAVSTPYHLLDYPHEATMPASLVAAFAAARYSQPRRRAAAALVAVAAVTVPVLADEASGAPGDALLGVGWLFMAFFAGLAVRFHEAWKAAVTARLEQERADEVERRVAEERVVIAAELHDVLAHGLAVANVQASVAAHLIDQLPSRGDSSLRELSSTLHHLADTSRATLHELRAVLDVLHGGEAEPTEPAPHLGELQRLVEMAEAADVRVDVEADGLPDELPSTVSIVAYRIVQESLTNVARHSMAKHATVRLDQNGHRLRIAVLDDGPARPDSTVTPAGFGIAGMTGRAQAVGGELSAGPSESGGFEVRASLPLPEIWGVPS
- a CDS encoding MMPL family transporter; translated protein: MTTQLAAPDHTGADQRPKRSRTKTLLPWLMVAVWVGLVVGGYSLAGKLDSVTRDGQADYLPASAQSTKVLQAEAGLPGGENGLLMVVYERPGGLQPGDREAVERGQAELAERFGNDTDALPEIVDSDDGTAVMYALALDRDAVAEEAGATADARALLDDRPSGLNAYVTGPTALGADMDEVFDAVDATLMLATAVVVALLLILTYRSPLLWLVPLASVGVAAITSMGTVYALTQIFDFTITSMSSALLIVLVFGAGTDYALLLVSRYREELHRHVRPIDAMLPALRGAGPAILASAATVVAGLLCLLAADLNSISSLGPVGAAGIGAALLVMLTLFPALLVVLGRRVFWPFVPRLGGEAHQPRSGWARLGELVARRRVVSWAAPLVILGGLALGTVGASGSLPQLDQFARSTPDSVTGAKLIEARYPDESGQPLTVMSRPDQSREVLAAVESTPGVAQAEIGRASDDWVEISVLPVDSPDSAGETATIEQLRENVHEVAGDAALVGGTSAERLDEAETNKTDRNLVMPLILLVVLAILGLLLRAIVAPLVLVATVVVSYFGALGLCNLLFDQVLGFAGLEPSVPLIGFLFLVALGVDYNIFLMTRVREEAVRHGTVAGTKRGLAVTGGVITSAGVVLAATFAVLASLPLVMLVEIGILVAVGVLIDTLLVRSIVVPALTMSLGSRIWWPSKLSRASEDSVDDRL